One Skermanella pratensis genomic window, GATCAGATGGTCGCCGCTGTCGAGCACGGGCACGCGGCGGATCTGCATGTCGCCCATCAGCCGCGACACGTCGCTTACCACGTCGTCCTCGTAGCAGTAGCGCGGCTCGTCGGTCATCACCTCGGCGACCTTGCACTCGCCGGGGGCCTTGCCGACGGAGGTTGCGCGGACGGTGATGTCCCGGTCGGTGATCATGCCGACCAGCTTGGGGCCTTCGCACACGGGAAGGACGCCCACGTTCAGTTCATCCATCAGCTTCGCCGCGCGCTGGATCGTGTCGCCGGGGGCGACCACCTCCACGTCGCGGGTCATGATCTCTCGGATCTGCATCGGCTTTCCTGCCCCTCGGGGTGTGTCGGTTGGGCGCTTCGCAGCACCGTCCATGCCAACAGCCCCTGGAGGAAGGAAGTTCCGGGACGCCCAACCGCGCGAGACGTTCCGGCTTCCGGCCCATCAGTAGGCGCGGGTTCGACTGCCGCCAGGAAGCGGTTCCCCTTTATCGAAGGCGGTAGCGCAAGCCCGCCGATACCCGATGCGCCGACGAGCCGTCGCGCAGCTCGACATCGTAGCCGGCGAAGCCTTCCAGGCTGTTTTCCAGATATGCGACGAACCCCATGCCCAACACGGCGGCGTCGCGGCCGGCTTCGGTGCCCGACACCTGGAATGGAGCCCCCGCCAGCGAGACCCGGCTATCGGCGGCCCGGTCCAGGAAATCATGGTCCCAGCGGACCCTGACCTCCGGTTCGGCCACCAAGCCGCCGAGTTCGTAACGTTTGGCCGCGCGGACGCCGAGACCGGTCCTGACCGTGTCCATGGTCATGTCGGCGACGGCGAGCCCCAGGGACTGGGCGCCGGATTCGGAAAAGGCGTTCCGGGTGATCCGGTCGTAGCGCACGGAAGCCGCGGGTTCCACGATCGCGCCCTGTGTCCGCCATGTGTATCCGACGGCCAGGGCCGCGCCGAAGCCGTGTCCTCGGCTCGAACCATCGGCAGTCCGGTCCACGGTGCCGAAACGGATCGGCCGGCGGCTGTCGTAGTCTGAGAACGAGTAGGTCAGCGAGCCGTCGGCGAAAAGGTTGCCGGCCGAATAGGATCCGTAGGCGGCCGTCGCGTAGCTGTCGATGCCGG contains:
- a CDS encoding CBS domain-containing protein, producing MQIREIMTRDVEVVAPGDTIQRAAKLMDELNVGVLPVCEGPKLVGMITDRDITVRATSVGKAPGECKVAEVMTDEPRYCYEDDVVSDVSRLMGDMQIRRVPVLDSGDHLIGIVSLGDIATDSDRPQTIADTLGQVSEPSAPDRG